From the genome of Pseudomonas sp. AB6, one region includes:
- a CDS encoding ECs_2282 family putative zinc-binding protein, whose protein sequence is MQVKLKCKKCGSDQFDAPARPNDSSKITCRKCGAVETYGKVIKAVGDKAVEDIKREFGKLFK, encoded by the coding sequence ATGCAGGTAAAGCTTAAGTGCAAGAAGTGCGGTAGTGATCAGTTCGATGCGCCGGCCAGGCCTAACGACAGCTCGAAGATCACCTGTAGAAAGTGCGGTGCTGTCGAGACTTATGGCAAGGTCATCAAGGCCGTCGGTGATAAGGCTGTAGAAGACATCAAACGGGAATTCGGGAAGCTCTTTAAGTGA
- a CDS encoding type II toxin-antitoxin system HicB family antitoxin translates to MYDYPVIILEDENPGVAVMAPDLPEFNSAGDDIADAMRESVDGIETALSIYVDQRRPIPQASKPDPGQYVVRLPAVTVAKIVLWNTMMERDMRKADLCRLLGVHQVQGDRLVDFLHTSKMEQVEAALALLGKRLAVSVEAA, encoded by the coding sequence ATGTACGATTACCCTGTGATCATTCTCGAAGACGAAAACCCTGGGGTCGCGGTTATGGCGCCGGACCTGCCTGAGTTCAACAGTGCTGGCGATGACATTGCCGATGCAATGCGTGAGTCTGTGGACGGTATCGAAACTGCCCTATCCATCTACGTTGATCAGCGCCGACCAATTCCTCAGGCGTCGAAGCCAGATCCGGGACAGTACGTTGTTCGCCTGCCGGCCGTGACCGTGGCGAAGATTGTTCTGTGGAACACCATGATGGAGCGAGATATGCGTAAAGCTGATCTGTGCCGTCTTCTTGGCGTGCACCAGGTGCAAGGTGATCGACTTGTCGATTTCCTGCACACCTCGAAGATGGAACAGGTCGAGGCGGCATTAGCTTTGCTTGGCAAGCGCCTGGCTGTATCGGTCGAAGCGGCGTAA
- a CDS encoding type II toxin-antitoxin system HicA family toxin, which yields MKYSEFRRWLKSKGVRFEAGKGTSHFKVYYEDKQTVFADHGSKEMKEPTSKAIIKQLGLKD from the coding sequence ATGAAGTACAGCGAGTTCAGACGATGGCTTAAGTCCAAAGGAGTCAGGTTCGAAGCGGGCAAAGGAACAAGCCACTTCAAGGTCTACTACGAGGATAAGCAAACGGTCTTTGCGGACCACGGCTCCAAGGAAATGAAAGAGCCGACCAGCAAAGCAATCATCAAACAGCTGGGGCTCAAGGACTGA
- a CDS encoding peptidase M48, Ste24p, giving the protein MAEPASTAVAGVLLVKYGVAIAGFAGAILSLTFLRGLTRGQAASAFFTGFASAIFTTPLAVSFFHITPDGGPQYGVAFLIGLLAMNIIPGLKALAAKFGAQGSIG; this is encoded by the coding sequence ATGGCCGAGCCCGCAAGCACCGCCGTAGCGGGGGTTCTTCTGGTGAAGTACGGCGTTGCAATCGCTGGGTTCGCCGGTGCAATCCTCTCGTTGACATTCCTGCGCGGACTGACTCGCGGCCAAGCGGCCTCGGCATTCTTCACCGGATTTGCTTCTGCAATCTTCACTACTCCACTTGCCGTCAGTTTTTTCCACATCACTCCAGATGGCGGACCGCAATACGGGGTGGCGTTTCTGATCGGCCTACTGGCAATGAACATTATCCCCGGCCTAAAAGCCTTGGCGGCTAAGTTCGGCGCCCAAGGAAGTATCGGATGA
- a CDS encoding terminase gpA endonuclease subunit, with translation MTAPTSLASEISRAVAALPANVCDGGEVLTVGVDIAQNRVEFEIFAWGLESRLAFKSPSVRVACGDKS, from the coding sequence ATGACAGCGCCCACCTCGCTTGCCTCGGAAATCAGTCGTGCCGTGGCAGCTCTTCCAGCAAATGTGTGCGACGGTGGTGAAGTTCTGACGGTTGGTGTTGATATCGCGCAAAACCGTGTTGAGTTTGAGATTTTCGCATGGGGTCTTGAAAGCCGATTGGCGTTCAAGTCTCCATCTGTTCGAGTGGCCTGTGGCGATAAGTCGTAA
- a CDS encoding phage terminase large subunit family protein, with translation MGSAPEGRRYAEGYTALQAGLFDARRRNIQPPPKLSLSQWADRHAMLSPETSAQTGRFHAFPYQNGIMDAITDPTVEMVSVQKSARVGYTKIMDHVAGFHIHQDPAPILVVQPRVEDAEDYSVTEIEPMLRDTPVLAEITGDLKRKDSRQKIAKRIFRNGASISFVGANSPGGFRRITARVVLFDEVDGYPIMGAGKEGDQIKLGIKRTESFWNRKIILGSTPTVKGESRIEKSYANSDQRRYYVPCPHCGEYQVLEWGGPDTPYGMKWDKDENGIGIPESVFYVCRATACMIFETDKEEMIGRGEWRAAKPFKGHAGFHIWAAYSLFVNAAWRNLVAEWLEVKDDPLMRQTFVNLVLGETYEDRGDRALQESKLTERCEVWGSEVPDGVAVITVGVDTQDDRFECEVVGWGTNEESWSIDFEVIHGDMETPDIWNRLDAYLKRIWYRADGRGFEIMAVCHDSGGHHSQKVYDFSKARIGRRIWAIRGESAVGGKRSPVWPTKTPSRRNKSAFRPVIIGVNAAKDSVRSRLHQVEHGPGYMHFPTERDINYFAQLTSERSVRKTSGGQTYRVWELPPGRANEALDCRVYAYAALCGLLHAGLKLNKRAEEVNASIGIPVFRPPLTDEVDAQPVAAQKPEKTGPSITQPDAPVRNKPKRRLA, from the coding sequence ATGGGATCAGCACCTGAAGGACGTCGGTACGCCGAGGGCTACACTGCTCTGCAAGCTGGTTTGTTTGATGCGCGTCGTCGAAATATTCAGCCGCCGCCTAAGTTAAGCCTCAGTCAGTGGGCTGATCGCCACGCGATGCTTTCCCCGGAAACAAGCGCGCAGACCGGACGTTTCCATGCGTTCCCTTATCAAAACGGGATCATGGATGCAATCACAGACCCAACCGTAGAAATGGTTTCTGTTCAGAAGTCGGCACGGGTTGGATACACCAAAATCATGGACCACGTCGCCGGGTTTCACATTCACCAGGATCCGGCCCCTATCCTTGTGGTTCAGCCACGGGTAGAGGATGCCGAGGACTATAGCGTTACCGAAATTGAGCCGATGTTGCGCGACACGCCTGTGCTTGCCGAAATCACAGGCGACCTGAAACGGAAGGACTCGCGGCAAAAGATCGCCAAGCGAATCTTCCGTAACGGCGCCTCGATTTCATTCGTGGGCGCAAACAGCCCAGGCGGGTTTCGTCGGATAACTGCTCGCGTGGTGCTGTTCGATGAAGTCGACGGCTATCCGATAATGGGCGCCGGTAAGGAAGGCGACCAAATCAAGCTGGGCATCAAGCGCACCGAGTCGTTCTGGAATCGAAAGATCATCTTGGGCAGTACGCCCACGGTGAAGGGCGAGAGCCGAATTGAAAAAAGCTACGCCAACAGTGACCAGCGAAGATATTACGTGCCCTGCCCACATTGCGGCGAGTACCAGGTTCTTGAGTGGGGCGGTCCTGACACGCCTTACGGGATGAAGTGGGATAAAGACGAAAACGGGATTGGCATTCCGGAAAGCGTGTTCTACGTGTGCCGGGCTACCGCCTGCATGATCTTCGAAACCGATAAAGAAGAAATGATTGGTCGCGGAGAGTGGCGAGCCGCCAAGCCGTTCAAGGGGCATGCGGGATTTCACATTTGGGCGGCTTATAGCCTGTTTGTGAACGCTGCCTGGCGAAACCTGGTTGCCGAGTGGCTAGAGGTCAAAGACGACCCACTCATGCGCCAGACCTTCGTCAACCTGGTGCTTGGCGAAACCTATGAGGATCGGGGTGATCGCGCCTTACAGGAAAGCAAGCTCACCGAGCGATGCGAGGTGTGGGGCTCAGAGGTACCCGACGGAGTCGCAGTGATAACGGTGGGAGTAGATACCCAGGATGATCGCTTTGAATGCGAAGTGGTCGGCTGGGGCACCAACGAGGAAAGCTGGTCCATAGATTTCGAGGTTATCCATGGCGACATGGAAACCCCTGATATCTGGAATCGGCTGGATGCTTACCTGAAAAGAATCTGGTACCGGGCAGATGGTCGCGGCTTTGAAATCATGGCGGTGTGTCATGACTCTGGCGGCCACCACTCGCAAAAAGTCTATGACTTTTCCAAAGCGCGAATCGGTCGTCGGATATGGGCGATCAGGGGTGAGTCGGCGGTGGGCGGTAAGCGCTCACCGGTATGGCCAACCAAGACACCCAGCCGCCGTAATAAATCAGCGTTCAGGCCCGTGATAATTGGCGTGAACGCCGCGAAAGATTCGGTTAGGTCGCGGCTCCACCAGGTCGAACACGGTCCGGGCTATATGCACTTCCCGACCGAAAGAGACATTAACTATTTCGCGCAACTTACCTCTGAGCGGTCCGTACGCAAGACGTCTGGCGGACAGACCTACCGAGTGTGGGAATTGCCACCGGGCCGGGCAAACGAGGCGCTCGACTGTCGCGTTTATGCCTATGCAGCGCTTTGCGGTCTTTTGCACGCGGGCCTGAAGCTGAACAAGCGTGCCGAAGAAGTTAACGCCTCGATTGGTATCCCCGTCTTCCGGCCGCCACTGACTGATGAGGTCGATGCGCAACCTGTTGCGGCTCAAAAACCCGAAAAGACCGGACCATCGATCACACAGCCCGACGCGCCTGTACGCAACAAGCCTAAACGCCGCCTGGCTTAA
- the gpW gene encoding gpW family head-tail joining protein: MARFNPSSSLLAGMPRNQLQVSLQNAQQAYLQLSSGGKVESASYTQGDGAKSVTYRQSNIAELANVIQMLQQQLGLVARPRRPITFRFQ, encoded by the coding sequence ATGGCCCGATTCAATCCATCCAGTAGTTTGCTGGCGGGCATGCCTCGCAACCAATTGCAGGTATCGCTGCAAAACGCTCAACAGGCCTATCTACAACTCTCATCTGGCGGGAAGGTTGAAAGCGCGTCTTACACGCAAGGCGATGGCGCTAAAAGTGTGACCTACCGCCAGTCCAACATTGCCGAACTTGCCAATGTTATTCAGATGCTCCAACAACAGTTGGGTCTTGTCGCTCGGCCGCGTCGTCCAATCACGTTCAGGTTCCAATAA
- a CDS encoding phage portal protein codes for MNKPVSIVGLDGLPIQPLRAGRSKMLAPGGNAPYDAADIHGEHVVGWRPYLGSPDGEINMYRDRIVSRVRDLVRNDGWASGAVTRILDNAIGGHFRPLIKPDWRALAAYTGKKAFDATWAHEFAQVASANYRSWSLDQGRYCDAQRALTITQMMRLAFRHKLIDGDSLMQVCYIPERIGHGRARYATAIQLIDPDRLSNPQQQFDSNSSRGGVVVDEFGAAQAYWIRKAHQGDWWAAADSLTWEKIPRETEWGRPMIIHDYDHDRASQHRGGTGIFAPILQRMKMLAKYDAVELDAAVINSIFGAYIESPFDHGLVSEALGDSADFSGYQDQRADFHDERKTMLGESRLPILFPGEKINAVTATRPNANFAGFEKSFLRNFAAQTGLSAQQMSHDWSDTNYSSARGALLEAFKTLNRRRGDFSANTAQPVLGCFMEESMEVDDYPMPLGAPPFMECRAMYSRAEWMGPARGWIDPVAEKQGAVLGMDAGLSTLQMECMEQGLDYEEVLEQRKREIDKFAELGIPAPTWAGMQIPGGYTTADESIQKPRPE; via the coding sequence ATGAATAAGCCCGTATCGATTGTTGGGCTGGACGGTTTACCAATACAGCCGTTACGCGCAGGCCGGTCGAAAATGCTGGCGCCGGGCGGTAATGCGCCCTATGACGCCGCCGATATCCACGGTGAGCACGTCGTAGGATGGCGCCCGTACCTGGGTTCGCCAGATGGCGAAATCAACATGTACCGGGACCGCATCGTGTCCCGCGTCCGGGATCTGGTCCGCAACGATGGCTGGGCCTCGGGCGCAGTTACACGAATTCTCGACAATGCAATTGGTGGCCACTTCCGTCCACTGATCAAGCCGGACTGGCGCGCACTTGCGGCGTACACCGGTAAAAAAGCATTCGACGCGACCTGGGCGCATGAGTTTGCCCAGGTCGCCAGCGCAAACTATCGCTCTTGGTCACTTGATCAAGGCCGCTACTGCGATGCTCAGCGTGCGCTGACGATCACCCAGATGATGCGCCTGGCCTTTCGGCACAAGCTGATCGATGGCGACTCGTTGATGCAGGTCTGTTACATCCCCGAGCGCATTGGTCACGGGCGCGCCAGGTATGCAACAGCTATTCAGCTGATTGATCCGGACCGATTGAGCAACCCACAGCAACAGTTCGATTCGAACTCGTCACGCGGTGGCGTAGTTGTTGATGAGTTTGGGGCGGCCCAGGCGTACTGGATTCGCAAGGCCCACCAAGGGGATTGGTGGGCGGCTGCCGACAGCCTTACTTGGGAGAAAATCCCACGGGAAACGGAGTGGGGGCGGCCGATGATCATTCACGACTACGACCATGATCGCGCCTCTCAGCACCGCGGCGGTACCGGTATTTTCGCGCCGATTCTGCAGCGAATGAAGATGCTGGCCAAATACGACGCGGTTGAGTTGGATGCCGCAGTAATCAACTCGATATTCGGTGCTTATATCGAAAGCCCGTTTGACCACGGATTGGTATCTGAAGCGCTTGGCGATAGTGCCGATTTTTCTGGGTATCAGGATCAGCGAGCGGATTTTCACGATGAGCGCAAAACTATGCTCGGCGAATCTCGGTTGCCGATTCTGTTCCCTGGCGAAAAGATCAATGCCGTAACCGCGACTCGCCCTAACGCGAACTTCGCCGGTTTCGAGAAATCGTTTTTGCGCAACTTTGCCGCCCAGACCGGTCTGTCCGCGCAGCAGATGTCGCACGACTGGTCGGATACAAACTACAGCTCTGCACGTGGTGCCTTGCTTGAGGCTTTCAAAACCCTGAACCGTCGGCGCGGAGATTTCTCCGCGAACACTGCCCAGCCGGTGCTTGGCTGTTTCATGGAGGAATCCATGGAGGTCGACGATTACCCGATGCCGCTTGGTGCGCCTCCTTTCATGGAGTGCCGGGCGATGTATTCCCGCGCCGAATGGATGGGACCGGCGCGCGGCTGGATTGATCCGGTGGCAGAAAAGCAAGGCGCGGTTCTCGGTATGGATGCCGGGCTCTCCACTTTGCAGATGGAATGCATGGAGCAGGGGCTCGACTACGAAGAAGTGCTCGAGCAGCGCAAGCGCGAAATCGACAAGTTCGCGGAGCTGGGCATCCCGGCGCCGACGTGGGCCGGCATGCAAATACCTGGCGGATACACAACGGCAGATGAGTCCATTCAAAAACCGAGGCCTGAATAA
- a CDS encoding S49 family peptidase produces the protein MHFGHLAQRLFNVPVAIRPEKAEVIMAALAERMGIGRMMRVGGDAIDMTPMAMEGEGYSYADRESRDTGYDLVGNIAIIPIHGTLVQKTGCLRPWSGMTGYDGIRQAFLTAMYDPNVAAVVLDVDSPGGEVSGCFDLVDMIYEARGSKPIWSILNESAYSAAYAIASAADRIYVPRTGGTGSIGVICMHVDFSKALTEAGIQVTFITYGDRKADGHSEIALSSEALGRFQTDINTMGELFVETVARNRNIATSKVRDTQAGTYLGAAGVSAGLADAVAAPDAAFRALLSKLA, from the coding sequence ATGCATTTTGGACATCTTGCTCAGCGGCTCTTTAATGTGCCCGTGGCCATCCGCCCTGAAAAGGCCGAAGTCATCATGGCCGCGCTTGCCGAGCGCATGGGCATCGGTCGAATGATGAGGGTCGGCGGTGACGCCATCGATATGACCCCGATGGCCATGGAAGGCGAGGGCTACAGCTACGCGGATCGCGAGTCCCGAGACACTGGTTACGACCTGGTGGGAAATATCGCAATTATTCCGATCCACGGCACGCTAGTGCAGAAAACCGGATGTCTTCGCCCGTGGAGCGGGATGACCGGTTACGACGGTATCCGCCAGGCATTCTTGACCGCGATGTACGACCCAAACGTCGCCGCCGTCGTGCTGGATGTTGATTCGCCTGGTGGCGAGGTCTCCGGCTGCTTCGACCTGGTTGACATGATTTACGAAGCTCGAGGCAGTAAGCCGATCTGGTCAATTCTCAACGAGTCAGCCTATTCAGCCGCTTACGCAATCGCCAGTGCTGCGGATCGCATCTACGTACCTCGCACGGGCGGTACAGGCTCTATTGGTGTTATCTGCATGCATGTGGATTTCTCCAAAGCGCTGACCGAGGCGGGTATCCAGGTGACGTTTATCACCTATGGCGACCGCAAGGCTGATGGTCACTCAGAGATTGCGTTGAGCTCTGAGGCGCTGGGTCGCTTCCAGACCGACATCAACACCATGGGTGAGCTGTTCGTTGAAACAGTTGCCCGCAACCGAAACATCGCAACCAGCAAGGTGCGCGATACGCAAGCCGGTACTTATCTCGGCGCCGCCGGGGTGTCCGCCGGTCTTGCCGATGCTGTCGCGGCGCCTGATGCCGCTTTCCGGGCGCTGCTTTCTAAGCTGGCCTAG
- a CDS encoding head decoration protein gives MSLTPSSIRDNPQQPGVQAQVYIPDQLIADARNLVTQPILLGAGVLQRGTVLGQQTVNPFQATASSSNTGNGTLGGISVGTAVEIGGYVLLATSATTFSVTDPEGVLVGNATVGTAFTNIEINFTLTAGGTAFAVGDTFTINVFDVVGTYIQCVRTASDGSQLPVAVLVDYADASAGAVTTGAYLAGELNVAALIYDASWSLPGLVSAMRPYGLFAKTSVSAAPPSNNPAP, from the coding sequence ATGTCGCTCACCCCCAGCTCTATTCGTGACAACCCTCAACAGCCCGGCGTTCAGGCTCAGGTGTATATCCCTGATCAACTGATCGCCGATGCTCGAAACCTGGTAACTCAGCCGATCTTGCTCGGCGCCGGCGTCTTGCAGCGCGGTACCGTGCTGGGCCAGCAGACCGTTAACCCCTTCCAAGCTACCGCGTCCTCGAGCAACACTGGCAACGGTACGCTGGGTGGTATCAGCGTCGGTACGGCTGTAGAGATCGGCGGCTACGTGTTGCTAGCCACCAGTGCAACGACCTTCAGTGTCACGGACCCTGAAGGCGTATTGGTCGGAAACGCAACAGTTGGTACCGCGTTCACCAATATTGAAATCAACTTCACGCTGACGGCGGGTGGCACCGCATTCGCGGTGGGCGATACCTTCACCATCAACGTGTTTGATGTCGTCGGTACCTACATCCAGTGTGTCCGCACTGCATCTGATGGCAGCCAGCTACCGGTGGCTGTGTTGGTCGACTATGCCGATGCATCTGCTGGCGCGGTCACTACCGGCGCTTACCTGGCTGGCGAACTTAATGTCGCTGCGCTGATTTACGACGCAAGTTGGAGTCTGCCTGGACTGGTTTCAGCAATGCGTCCATACGGCCTGTTCGCCAAGACTTCGGTCTCGGCAGCACCGCCGTCGAACAACCCGGCGCCGTAA
- a CDS encoding major capsid protein → MTAASSFPYSTTDLIQVVPTLKRSQKFLLDKFFPNIQASETEFVAIDIDVGLRRMAPFVSPLVQGKLVEQRRYQTNTYKPAYIKDKRAPDLRKPIMRQIGERIGGGEMSGADREMANIAFEMADQIDMLDRRLEWMAASALRTGKVIIAGEGFPTEVVDFGRDGKLTVALTGNNQWGIKGNFNAAGRDTVPADTIETWQTLVLQLSGAQVTDIVFTTSAWKAFSNDEKVFGAVFFPKESSAGEVKIAPEIAPGAVSKGRWGQYSLWLYNDWYIDDNGVEQPMLPDGTILMSGPALMGTRAFGSILDPAFNYKAMPYAPKTWVENDPAQRIMLMQSSPIVIPSRVNASFCATVCAPAAS, encoded by the coding sequence ATGACCGCCGCCAGTTCTTTTCCCTATAGCACTACCGACCTGATCCAGGTCGTGCCCACGCTCAAGCGTTCGCAAAAATTTCTGCTCGATAAGTTTTTCCCGAACATTCAGGCTTCAGAAACCGAGTTCGTGGCGATTGATATCGACGTCGGCCTACGCCGCATGGCTCCGTTCGTCAGCCCGCTGGTACAAGGCAAGCTGGTTGAGCAACGTCGCTACCAAACCAACACGTACAAACCGGCCTACATCAAGGACAAGCGTGCGCCAGATCTGCGCAAGCCGATCATGCGCCAAATTGGTGAGCGCATCGGTGGCGGCGAGATGTCCGGCGCTGACCGTGAAATGGCAAACATCGCTTTCGAAATGGCCGACCAGATCGACATGCTCGACCGTCGCCTGGAATGGATGGCCGCATCTGCACTGCGCACCGGCAAAGTGATCATTGCAGGTGAAGGCTTCCCCACCGAGGTCGTAGACTTCGGGCGTGATGGGAAATTGACTGTCGCCCTGACCGGCAACAATCAGTGGGGCATCAAAGGGAACTTCAACGCTGCTGGCCGCGATACTGTGCCAGCTGACACGATCGAAACCTGGCAAACCCTGGTCCTGCAGTTGTCCGGGGCTCAGGTGACCGACATTGTGTTCACCACTTCGGCCTGGAAGGCTTTTTCCAACGACGAAAAAGTGTTCGGTGCTGTGTTCTTTCCGAAAGAATCAAGCGCTGGCGAAGTCAAAATTGCCCCAGAAATCGCACCGGGTGCGGTATCGAAAGGTCGCTGGGGTCAGTACAGCTTATGGCTGTACAACGATTGGTACATCGATGACAACGGCGTTGAGCAGCCGATGTTGCCCGACGGCACCATCTTGATGTCCGGCCCTGCGCTGATGGGCACCCGCGCATTCGGTTCGATTCTGGACCCGGCGTTTAATTACAAGGCCATGCCCTACGCGCCGAAGACTTGGGTCGAGAACGATCCTGCTCAGCGAATCATGCTGATGCAGAGCTCGCCAATTGTTATCCCGAGCCGCGTTAACGCCTCCTTTTGCGCGACCGTCTGCGCTCCGGCGGCCAGCTAA
- a CDS encoding phage tail protein: protein MTTTSDLRLLSAEGLKGKTLAGNNVFLARTWATWDGSYPILYLHSPGEDMQSLGDVSAPQFTVTATIRVSARVEVRNLPRNGGAAAALAELEVIQQQIKMALINFPPLMKRLQQYPFVRSEIRESGEGDSELAELVMDIGMEFYQGPEDFYPLAAEIPGPPLDPAAEVAAIKPIMPLEQVYITNDLTNVVDMLGTYDNPPFPLAVNPAPRSVGPDGRSEGTLDIHLTQ, encoded by the coding sequence ATGACGACTACCTCAGATTTGCGGCTGTTGTCTGCGGAGGGGCTTAAGGGCAAGACCCTCGCCGGAAACAATGTGTTTTTGGCAAGGACTTGGGCCACCTGGGACGGTAGCTACCCGATTCTGTACCTGCATTCGCCCGGCGAGGATATGCAATCACTCGGGGACGTCAGCGCGCCACAGTTCACCGTCACGGCAACCATTCGGGTCAGCGCTCGCGTCGAGGTGAGGAATTTGCCGAGGAATGGCGGTGCGGCAGCAGCACTGGCGGAGCTGGAAGTGATCCAGCAGCAAATAAAAATGGCACTGATCAACTTTCCGCCACTGATGAAAAGGCTGCAACAGTACCCGTTCGTTCGATCTGAAATCCGTGAGAGCGGCGAAGGTGATTCCGAACTGGCGGAACTGGTGATGGATATCGGTATGGAGTTCTACCAAGGCCCTGAAGATTTCTACCCCTTGGCAGCGGAGATTCCCGGACCGCCTCTTGATCCAGCAGCAGAAGTGGCCGCAATAAAGCCGATCATGCCGCTGGAACAGGTTTACATCACCAACGACCTCACCAACGTCGTCGATATGTTGGGCACCTACGACAACCCGCCATTTCCACTCGCTGTCAATCCAGCGCCCCGTTCAGTCGGCCCAGACGGTCGCTCTGAGGGCACGCTAGATATCCACCTCACGCAATAG
- a CDS encoding DUF2635 domain-containing protein produces the protein MYVYASQGLLVRDPVKQDFLPVEGREVPDSAFYWIRRLGCGDVTLTPPATSAPAAIVLDSRVTKTTPTDGSDS, from the coding sequence ATGTACGTTTATGCCTCTCAAGGGTTGCTAGTTCGCGACCCTGTGAAACAAGATTTTTTGCCCGTCGAAGGCCGCGAGGTTCCCGACAGCGCTTTTTACTGGATTCGGCGCCTGGGTTGCGGTGATGTAACGCTGACCCCGCCCGCAACCTCGGCACCCGCCGCGATTGTGCTCGATTCGCGCGTCACGAAAACCACCCCAACTGATGGGAGCGATAGCTAA
- a CDS encoding phage tail sheath subtilisin-like domain-containing protein, with product MPVPFNNIPTNNRVPLFYAEVDNSQANSGAQTQKTLIIGQITAAGNGIVNVPVLGQGVTDAQAKGGQGSMLALMTATYVANDSFGEIWFLPLADAAGGVAATGTLLVAGLPTATGVISLYIAGQLVSLVVTAAEAPSAIATALAALVNATPDLPVTATATTATVTFTAKNKGMTGNDIDIRLNYLGTVNGQAIPVGLTLTITAMTAGATNPVLDTALSNLADQAFDFIVSPYTDTASLDSLKALLNDKTGRWGYISQIYGHVFSSLRGTLSTLATAGNARNNQHETVLGVYDSPSPPWSWAAGSAGAAAVALRADPGRPLQTLVVSGVLAPPLISQFDVGERNTLLWDGISTFTVANDGTVAIENMITTYQKNSFGSPDDSYLQVETLFLLMFVLRAQRALVTSKYARVKLAANGTRFAPGSAIVTPNIIRADLIAQYLTMEFNGYVQDSAAFAKALIVEKNSLNPNRVDVLSPATLINQLRIFALLEQFRL from the coding sequence ATGCCCGTTCCATTCAATAACATCCCGACGAACAACCGGGTTCCGCTTTTTTATGCGGAGGTCGATAACTCCCAGGCCAACAGCGGGGCGCAGACTCAGAAAACGTTGATCATTGGTCAGATAACCGCAGCCGGTAACGGCATAGTCAACGTTCCAGTGCTTGGGCAGGGCGTTACTGACGCCCAAGCTAAAGGTGGACAGGGTTCCATGCTTGCGCTGATGACTGCGACCTACGTTGCCAATGACAGTTTCGGCGAGATCTGGTTTTTGCCTCTGGCAGACGCAGCGGGTGGGGTCGCAGCTACCGGCACGCTGCTTGTTGCCGGACTGCCCACTGCCACAGGCGTTATTTCGCTGTACATCGCCGGGCAACTCGTCAGCCTGGTCGTAACGGCAGCCGAAGCCCCGAGTGCTATCGCCACAGCTTTGGCGGCACTCGTCAATGCGACTCCAGATTTGCCGGTTACTGCGACTGCGACCACGGCAACAGTGACGTTCACCGCCAAGAACAAGGGTATGACGGGTAACGACATCGATATCCGGTTGAATTATCTCGGAACGGTGAATGGGCAGGCGATCCCTGTTGGCTTGACGCTGACAATTACCGCAATGACGGCTGGCGCAACCAACCCCGTGCTGGACACGGCGCTCAGCAACCTGGCCGACCAGGCATTTGACTTCATCGTTAGCCCCTACACCGATACAGCTTCGCTGGATTCGCTCAAAGCGTTGCTCAACGACAAAACGGGGCGGTGGGGTTATATCTCGCAGATCTATGGCCACGTGTTCTCGTCGTTGCGCGGCACGCTATCAACGTTGGCGACTGCGGGCAACGCCCGTAACAACCAGCATGAAACTGTACTGGGTGTTTATGATTCCCCGTCTCCACCCTGGTCATGGGCGGCAGGTTCGGCTGGCGCAGCGGCAGTTGCATTGCGTGCCGATCCGGGCCGCCCGCTGCAAACTTTGGTCGTGAGCGGCGTACTCGCACCACCGCTTATTTCGCAATTTGACGTGGGCGAGCGCAATACCTTGCTTTGGGATGGTATTTCCACGTTCACCGTTGCGAATGACGGCACGGTCGCGATTGAAAACATGATTACGACTTACCAAAAGAACAGTTTTGGTTCCCCCGATGACAGTTATCTGCAAGTCGAAACGCTGTTTCTGCTGATGTTCGTGCTGCGCGCTCAGCGGGCCTTGGTAACTTCGAAGTACGCACGGGTCAAGTTAGCGGCTAACGGCACTCGCTTCGCGCCTGGCAGTGCAATCGTTACTCCGAACATCATTCGGGCCGATCTAATTGCTCAGTACCTGACGATGGAATTCAACGGGTACGTCCAGGATTCGGCTGCCTTTGCCAAAGCCTTGATTGTCGAAAAGAACAGCCTAAATCCGAACCGGGTCGATGTTCTCTCGCCAGCCACGCTGATCAACCAGTTGCGCATTTTTGCGCTGCTCGAACAATTCCGCCTGTAG